The following are encoded together in the Thalassomonas haliotis genome:
- a CDS encoding winged helix-turn-helix domain-containing protein produces MSAQYWVGDFFIDLTRNQITQKTQSQTIPPKALAVLTHLAKNANKVVSHDELLSEVWPDSVVTPNTLQRCIARLRKALGEGSHSYIKTHAKQGYSLEVEVRWQELTDTESRIAQDTLSSATVTAAKDEAPKEDAVIPPQIERADLAKPSGSVLTLNSPLIGIVILGIIAMVSFIGVHYLTPAQGMKLAFTELRSLTTTDHSESNGNYTPDGQYIVFNRFPKDLCVNNLWAKNVNTQEEFQLTKNLGSFGEHSFSKDGKELVVIEKEDCNKPITQKQCYKLSNLDFHKALEMPQTPSVLMECKNSTIISPKWLNNSNVAFLQEFSSRRQLTSYSIEDSQSSVIYKLDEGNINDFDYSSKEDLIALTSTHSDGQKYLEILKPDGQLLSSYQIKYPKEIANLRDIYPNFMPQTGQLIFSTGRQFFTLSYEGNIANISLPLDEPMGSPLFHPDGNRMLMTKAIFDTDIVKLPLSQFADAQAEHRQRQNEAISNYSVLQRSIRIEQQGIFQPNGPLVAFRSRRTGQEQLWITDGLNPQQLTNFQLDTRIAGMNWAMDGASILVNANKKLTQVFLDSSVKPIPLVHSVEQLFQWDSEANTALMNVRIKGIIKLVEFNLNNSELRVIHNNQVNWALKTEEGRFIYTDHMDRFWQSGPAEYQLIDALDNQGSDKPFLVKNNVIYGISDELQLWSYDLHENSFKLLGKTLDDYDYLTDINQTDILLTVMISGKKEVAELILSE; encoded by the coding sequence ATGTCAGCACAGTATTGGGTAGGTGATTTTTTTATCGATTTAACTCGTAATCAAATAACCCAGAAAACGCAATCTCAAACTATTCCACCAAAAGCTTTAGCGGTGTTAACTCACCTGGCCAAAAACGCCAATAAAGTCGTGAGTCATGATGAGTTATTATCAGAAGTGTGGCCTGACAGTGTCGTCACACCTAATACCCTGCAAAGATGCATCGCCCGATTAAGAAAAGCGCTCGGTGAAGGCAGCCATTCCTATATTAAGACCCATGCTAAACAGGGTTATAGTCTGGAAGTTGAAGTTCGGTGGCAGGAATTAACTGACACCGAATCGCGAATTGCACAAGATACTTTATCAAGTGCAACTGTAACTGCAGCTAAAGATGAAGCACCGAAAGAAGATGCAGTTATACCGCCTCAAATTGAAAGAGCCGATTTAGCAAAGCCCTCCGGATCGGTTTTAACGCTGAACTCTCCCCTTATTGGGATAGTTATTCTGGGGATTATCGCAATGGTGAGTTTTATCGGGGTTCACTACCTGACACCAGCTCAAGGCATGAAATTAGCCTTCACGGAATTGCGTTCACTGACCACCACTGACCACTCAGAGAGCAACGGCAATTATACACCCGACGGTCAATACATTGTTTTCAATCGCTTCCCCAAAGATTTGTGTGTTAATAACCTCTGGGCCAAAAACGTTAACACCCAGGAAGAATTTCAACTGACAAAAAATTTGGGTTCTTTCGGTGAACATAGTTTTTCTAAAGACGGTAAAGAGCTGGTCGTTATCGAAAAGGAAGACTGCAATAAACCCATCACCCAGAAGCAATGTTATAAACTATCGAACCTGGATTTTCATAAAGCGCTTGAAATGCCGCAAACGCCGAGCGTGCTGATGGAGTGTAAAAATTCAACCATTATCAGTCCTAAGTGGTTGAATAATAGCAATGTTGCTTTCTTGCAGGAGTTTTCAAGCCGTAGACAATTGACCAGCTATTCGATTGAAGACAGCCAAAGCTCTGTCATCTATAAACTGGACGAGGGCAATATAAACGACTTCGACTATTCATCCAAAGAAGATCTTATTGCATTAACCAGTACCCATAGCGACGGACAAAAATACCTTGAAATACTCAAGCCCGACGGCCAGCTGTTATCGAGTTATCAAATTAAATACCCGAAAGAAATTGCAAACTTAAGGGATATCTATCCCAATTTTATGCCGCAAACTGGCCAACTTATTTTCAGTACGGGTCGGCAGTTCTTTACTCTTTCCTATGAAGGTAATATCGCGAATATCAGTCTGCCTTTAGATGAACCAATGGGGTCGCCCTTATTTCATCCTGATGGAAATCGTATGTTGATGACAAAGGCCATTTTCGATACTGATATCGTGAAATTGCCTTTGTCACAATTTGCCGATGCACAAGCAGAGCATAGGCAAAGGCAAAATGAAGCCATTAGCAATTACTCGGTACTGCAACGTTCGATACGAATAGAGCAACAGGGTATTTTTCAGCCAAATGGTCCTTTAGTGGCATTTAGGTCCAGACGTACCGGACAAGAGCAACTATGGATAACCGATGGTCTCAACCCACAGCAACTGACAAATTTTCAGTTAGATACTCGTATTGCTGGAATGAACTGGGCCATGGATGGCGCGAGCATTTTGGTTAATGCCAATAAAAAACTGACTCAAGTATTTTTGGATTCAAGTGTCAAGCCCATCCCTTTAGTTCACTCCGTTGAGCAACTGTTTCAATGGGATAGTGAAGCCAATACCGCGTTAATGAATGTGCGTATCAAGGGAATAATAAAGCTTGTCGAATTCAACCTGAACAATTCAGAGCTTAGGGTAATACATAATAACCAAGTCAACTGGGCGCTCAAAACTGAAGAGGGTCGATTCATTTACACCGATCATATGGATCGTTTTTGGCAGTCAGGCCCTGCCGAATACCAACTGATTGATGCACTGGACAATCAAGGAAGTGATAAACCATTTTTGGTAAAAAACAATGTCATTTATGGGATCAGTGACGAACTTCAATTGTGGTCATATGATCTGCATGAAAATTCCTTTAAGCTCCTGGGGAAAACACTTGATGACTATGATTATTTAACAGACATTAATCAGACAGATATTTTATTGACCGTTATGATCAGCGGCAAAAAGGAAGTGGCGGAATTAATCTTAAGCGAATAG